The following are encoded in a window of Gemmatimonadaceae bacterium genomic DNA:
- a CDS encoding HlyD family efflux transporter periplasmic adaptor subunit: MRFIRSRWFIAAVVVVLLGAPATWVFARNEKHADPALIAQVQHGEFRVLVTTSGELRARKFVQISVPQEAMQAQIYQMKIATLVPEGSLVKTGDVVATLDRASVAPKLADVTLAVQKAQADYEQAMLDSTLTLSKAREDIRSQELALEQKKIIKEQSIYEAPSIQRQVEIDYEQADRALAQSKADYKTQTLQAQAKMSEVGADLARQKNQLAMVQTVMAGFTIRAPAPGMVIYVKEWDGKKRTVGSTVNPFDGAVATLPDLTQMESVTYINEIDVRKVAVGQKVTITLDADPSKALPGTVTSVANVGEQRPNSDAKVFEVHINVDHPDTTLRPGMTTGNAITTYDTTGANFVPIEAVSSDSGVPVVYEQTGSRVVKREVKLGAMNDDDVIIARGLAQGDAVLLNPPADRSTLRLQRLAGATSPVAAPPRGDTALPQKPASAPTKPRN, translated from the coding sequence ATGCGCTTCATCCGCTCTCGCTGGTTCATCGCTGCGGTGGTCGTGGTCCTGCTCGGCGCGCCTGCCACCTGGGTGTTCGCGCGCAATGAAAAACACGCCGACCCCGCGTTGATCGCGCAGGTGCAGCACGGCGAGTTTCGCGTGCTGGTCACGACGTCCGGCGAACTGCGGGCCCGCAAGTTCGTGCAGATCAGCGTGCCGCAGGAGGCCATGCAGGCGCAGATCTACCAGATGAAGATCGCCACCCTCGTGCCCGAGGGCTCGCTCGTCAAGACGGGCGACGTCGTGGCGACGCTGGACCGGGCCAGTGTCGCGCCCAAGCTGGCCGACGTCACACTCGCCGTGCAGAAGGCACAGGCCGACTACGAACAGGCGATGCTCGACTCCACCCTCACGCTCTCGAAGGCGCGCGAGGACATACGGTCGCAGGAACTGGCGCTGGAACAGAAGAAGATCATCAAGGAGCAATCGATCTACGAGGCGCCGAGCATCCAGCGCCAGGTAGAAATTGACTACGAGCAGGCGGACCGCGCCCTGGCCCAGTCCAAGGCCGACTACAAGACGCAGACGCTCCAGGCCCAGGCCAAAATGAGCGAGGTCGGGGCCGATCTGGCCCGGCAGAAGAACCAACTCGCCATGGTGCAGACGGTGATGGCCGGCTTCACCATTCGCGCCCCGGCGCCCGGCATGGTCATCTACGTAAAGGAATGGGACGGCAAGAAGCGTACGGTGGGCTCGACGGTCAACCCGTTCGACGGCGCGGTTGCCACGCTGCCCGATCTCACCCAGATGGAGTCGGTCACCTACATCAACGAGATCGACGTCCGCAAAGTCGCGGTGGGCCAGAAGGTGACGATCACGCTCGATGCCGACCCGTCCAAGGCGCTCCCCGGCACGGTGACGAGCGTGGCCAACGTGGGCGAGCAACGCCCCAATTCGGACGCCAAGGTGTTCGAGGTGCACATCAACGTGGATCACCCCGATACCACGCTGCGGCCGGGCATGACCACGGGCAACGCCATCACCACGTACGATACGACGGGTGCCAACTTCGTGCCCATCGAAGCGGTGAGCAGCGACAGCGGAGTTCCCGTAGTGTATGAACAGACCGGCTCCCGGGTGGTGAAGCGTGAGGTGAAGTTGGGGGCGATGAATGACGACGACGTGATCATCGCCCGCGGACTGGCCCAGGGCGACGCGGTGCTGCTCAATCCACCGGCCGACCGCTCCACGCTGCGGCTGCAACGCCTGGCCGGAGCCACCAGCCCCGTGGCAGCACCCCCGCGGGGAGACACCGCCCTGCCCCAGAAGCCGGCGTCGGCGCCGACCAAGCCGCGGAACTGA
- a CDS encoding substrate-binding domain-containing protein — protein sequence MSAIRSRYRPLASALLALVALAPWGCRRAGTKTAGASGKTIGVSLLTREDEFYRQLEAGLRQAAQAHGYRIVLNSGDRDLAKQQSQIDDFIVQHVDAIVVCPVDSKGIGPAIERANAAKIPVFTADIAADGGQVVSHVASDNVAGGRLAAEYIAKLIGDKGNVGIIGEPDVQSTIDRESGFKDALSAHPNIHLVADLNGSGTRDHALKATDDMLQAHPHLDAIFAINDESALGALSSAESHHAKLVIVGYDAGAEAQRAIAGGTQLKADVAQQPKVIGEETIDAIADFLAGKAPPARIAVPVRIVDADSVRAMAAGTKP from the coding sequence ATGTCCGCAATTCGATCGCGCTACCGCCCACTGGCGAGCGCGTTGTTGGCCCTCGTGGCGTTGGCGCCGTGGGGCTGTCGTCGAGCCGGCACCAAGACCGCCGGCGCCTCCGGAAAGACCATCGGGGTCTCGTTGCTCACGCGCGAGGACGAGTTCTACCGGCAACTCGAAGCCGGCCTTCGCCAGGCCGCCCAGGCGCACGGCTACAGGATCGTCCTCAACTCGGGCGACCGTGATCTGGCCAAGCAACAGTCGCAGATCGACGACTTCATCGTGCAGCATGTGGACGCGATCGTGGTCTGCCCCGTCGATTCCAAGGGGATAGGGCCGGCCATCGAGCGCGCGAACGCGGCCAAGATCCCGGTGTTCACCGCGGACATCGCGGCTGACGGCGGCCAGGTGGTGTCACACGTCGCCTCCGACAACGTGGCCGGCGGTCGGTTGGCTGCCGAGTACATCGCCAAGCTGATCGGCGACAAGGGCAACGTTGGCATCATCGGGGAACCAGACGTGCAGTCCACGATCGATCGCGAAAGCGGGTTCAAGGACGCCCTCAGCGCGCATCCCAACATCCATCTGGTGGCCGATCTTAATGGATCGGGGACCCGCGACCACGCGCTCAAAGCGACCGACGACATGCTGCAGGCCCACCCGCATCTCGACGCGATCTTCGCCATCAACGATGAGTCGGCGCTCGGCGCGCTGTCCAGCGCGGAGTCCCACCACGCCAAGCTCGTCATCGTCGGCTACGACGCCGGCGCCGAAGCCCAACGCGCCATTGCCGGCGGCACGCAACTCAAGGCCGACGTGGCGCAGCAGCCCAAGGTAATCGGCGAGGAGACCATCGACGCCATCGCGGACTTTCTGGCCGGCAAGGCACCGCCGGCGCGGATCGCCGTGCCGGTGCGCATCGTCGACGCCGATTCGGTGCGCGCCATGGCAGCCGGCACCAAGCCGTAG
- a CDS encoding TolC family protein, translating to MPTMRYRLGGVLCAAILAAAPPLGAQHPLTLQEAISLAERQGLQAQAARQTLVAARARNRAFGERLLPQISLGGTVPNYSRAIVPVIQPDGSQLFTPLQQTTSQLGVTVSQQLPFTGGSLTVSSSLQRFEMTGAQQVRTWSSAPMTVSLQQDILRPNTMKWDARVQDLTIEISRRQYAEAREAVAQQTTGAFFDLYSAQMAEANAAHNAAVNDTLYTLNKGRFQVGKIGENDLLQSELALLRARTSLDGAKLDLDRALSAFRLAINVPADTAVTIAVTSDVPKVELDTTLAVTEALRNSSAIAGLALQDVEARRAVTQAQLATGIGASMQASFGFNASGSGPSSVYSNLLQAQQFSLGIQVPLVQWGAHSADVQAARADQDRVAATSRAMREQTVQNARFAALSVAQAARNLMVSAKADTVASKRFEVAYERYVIGKIDIDNLYIAQNDKDQALQQYVQALRGYWTAYYQLRQLTLYDFAAGRPIRP from the coding sequence ATGCCCACCATGCGATACCGCCTCGGCGGCGTGCTCTGCGCCGCGATCCTCGCCGCGGCCCCGCCGCTCGGCGCCCAGCATCCGCTCACGCTCCAAGAGGCGATCTCCCTGGCCGAGCGACAGGGACTCCAGGCGCAGGCGGCCCGGCAGACGCTGGTCGCCGCCCGGGCGCGCAACCGTGCCTTTGGCGAGCGGCTGCTCCCGCAGATCTCCCTCGGCGGCACGGTGCCCAACTACAGCCGCGCCATCGTACCGGTGATCCAGCCCGACGGCTCACAGCTGTTCACCCCTCTGCAACAGACGACGTCCCAACTCGGGGTCACCGTCTCGCAGCAACTGCCCTTCACCGGTGGCAGCCTCACGGTGTCGTCATCGCTGCAGCGGTTCGAGATGACGGGCGCCCAACAGGTGCGCACGTGGTCGTCGGCCCCGATGACGGTGAGCCTGCAGCAGGACATCCTGCGCCCCAACACGATGAAGTGGGACGCCCGCGTACAGGATCTGACCATCGAGATCTCCCGGCGCCAATACGCCGAGGCGCGCGAGGCCGTAGCTCAGCAGACCACCGGCGCGTTCTTCGACCTCTACTCGGCGCAGATGGCCGAGGCCAACGCGGCCCACAACGCAGCCGTGAACGATACCCTGTACACGCTCAACAAGGGCCGTTTCCAGGTCGGGAAGATCGGGGAGAACGACCTCCTCCAGAGCGAGTTGGCTCTGCTCCGCGCCCGTACCTCGCTCGACGGCGCCAAGCTCGACCTCGACCGCGCGCTCTCCGCGTTCCGCCTGGCGATCAACGTACCGGCCGACACGGCGGTGACCATCGCGGTCACATCCGACGTGCCCAAGGTGGAACTCGATACGACGCTGGCGGTCACCGAGGCGCTGCGCAACAGTTCGGCGATCGCCGGGTTGGCGCTGCAGGACGTGGAGGCCCGCCGGGCCGTGACGCAGGCACAACTGGCCACGGGAATCGGGGCCAGCATGCAGGCGAGCTTCGGGTTCAACGCCAGCGGGTCGGGGCCCAGTTCGGTGTATTCGAACCTGCTCCAGGCGCAGCAGTTTTCGCTGGGCATCCAGGTACCGCTGGTGCAGTGGGGCGCCCACTCGGCCGACGTCCAGGCCGCCCGGGCCGATCAGGATCGCGTGGCCGCCACATCGCGGGCGATGCGGGAGCAGACCGTCCAGAACGCCCGGTTCGCGGCGCTGAGCGTTGCGCAGGCAGCGCGCAATCTGATGGTCTCGGCCAAAGCTGACACCGTCGCCTCCAAACGCTTCGAGGTCGCCTATGAGCGATACGTCATAGGCAAGATCGATATCGACAACCTCTATATCGCACAGAACGACAAGGACCAGGCGCTCCAGCAGTACGTGCAGGCTCTGCGCGGCTACTGGACCGCGTACTACCAGCTACGGCAGCTCACGCTGTACGACTTCGCCGCCGGACGTCCCATTCGACCATAG
- the recG gene encoding ATP-dependent DNA helicase RecG, giving the protein MATAAPRVILDTPITYLKGVGPRRATAFQKMNVKTAGDLVWLVPHRYEDASTVSRIASLRTGADATVIGRVISKGVLPTRKGLRIFQAVLQDDSGMIEAAWPGQPFLDRAINKGDVLLASGTVRFYHGRQLAPREFVNLGPDDEGTARGRVLAVYPATEGLSFKVIRHIVDANLDALLPQVTEYFPAEILKAAGVAGIADALRMVHRPRTMAEAIAGRDRLAFEELFFVHVLHQRVKVLARETRRGIRFENKRNLTTRLRESLPYQLTNAQVRALREIVSDMCSDRRMHRLLQGDVGSGKTIVAVFAALLALENGYQAAVMVPTELLAEQHHRTITTLLSPLGVEPVLLTGSVPTRERKAIAARLAQREPPPDGEWPELVIGTHALVQEATAFTRLGFVAIDEQHRFGVEQREALAAKGEMPDVLLMSATPIPRSLALTIYGDLDLSFLDERPPGRRPITTTFRGASSRERVMQFVDRELAKGRQAYVVYPVIEESEKLDLKAATTMYESLRTGPFAHRRVALLHGRLPNDERDDVMRRFRDGEIDVLVATTVIEVGIDVPNATVMVIEHPERFGLSQLHQLRGRVGRGGEQSYCVLLGDVGREARQRLKIFVDTEDGFAIAEADLRLRGMGDLFGERQSGVPTFKVADPMRDAELSERARAAAERLLARDPDLRARENAPLRRVLGARYARAVALFRVG; this is encoded by the coding sequence ATGGCGACCGCCGCCCCACGGGTCATCCTCGATACGCCCATCACGTACCTGAAGGGCGTGGGGCCGCGCCGAGCCACGGCCTTCCAGAAGATGAACGTGAAGACCGCCGGCGACCTCGTGTGGCTGGTGCCGCACCGCTACGAGGATGCCAGTACCGTGTCGCGCATCGCGTCGCTGCGCACCGGCGCCGATGCCACGGTGATCGGGCGCGTCATCTCCAAGGGCGTGCTGCCCACGCGCAAAGGGCTCCGCATCTTCCAGGCCGTGCTGCAGGACGACAGCGGCATGATCGAAGCCGCCTGGCCCGGCCAGCCGTTTCTCGACCGCGCCATCAACAAGGGCGACGTCCTGCTCGCCTCGGGCACGGTGCGTTTCTACCACGGGCGCCAACTGGCGCCGCGCGAGTTCGTGAACCTCGGGCCCGACGACGAGGGCACGGCAAGGGGGCGGGTGCTCGCGGTGTACCCCGCCACCGAGGGGCTGTCGTTCAAGGTCATCCGGCACATCGTGGACGCCAACCTCGACGCGCTGCTGCCACAGGTGACGGAGTACTTTCCGGCGGAGATCCTCAAGGCGGCCGGGGTGGCGGGCATCGCCGACGCACTGCGGATGGTCCACCGGCCGCGCACGATGGCGGAGGCGATCGCGGGGCGCGACCGGCTGGCGTTCGAGGAGTTGTTCTTCGTGCACGTGCTTCACCAGCGCGTGAAGGTGCTGGCCCGCGAGACGCGGCGGGGCATCCGGTTCGAGAACAAGCGCAACCTCACCACGCGGCTTCGCGAGTCTCTCCCCTATCAACTCACCAATGCCCAGGTGCGCGCGCTCCGCGAGATCGTGTCCGACATGTGCAGTGACCGCCGCATGCACCGCCTCTTGCAGGGCGACGTGGGGAGCGGCAAGACCATCGTGGCCGTGTTCGCGGCCCTGCTCGCGCTGGAGAACGGGTACCAGGCGGCGGTGATGGTGCCTACCGAACTCCTGGCCGAACAGCACCACCGAACGATCACAACTCTGCTCTCCCCACTCGGGGTCGAGCCGGTGCTTCTCACGGGCAGCGTTCCGACGCGTGAACGCAAGGCGATCGCGGCGCGGTTGGCGCAGCGCGAGCCGCCGCCGGACGGGGAATGGCCGGAACTGGTGATCGGCACACATGCGTTGGTGCAGGAGGCGACCGCATTCACGCGTCTCGGGTTCGTGGCCATCGACGAGCAGCACCGGTTCGGGGTGGAGCAGCGGGAGGCGCTGGCCGCCAAAGGCGAGATGCCCGACGTGCTGCTGATGAGCGCCACACCCATTCCCCGTTCGCTGGCCCTCACGATCTACGGTGACCTCGACCTCAGCTTTCTCGACGAGCGGCCACCCGGGCGGCGTCCCATCACCACGACCTTCCGCGGCGCCTCGTCGCGTGAGCGCGTGATGCAGTTCGTGGATCGCGAACTGGCCAAGGGCCGGCAGGCGTACGTCGTCTATCCCGTGATCGAGGAGTCGGAGAAGCTGGACCTCAAGGCAGCGACGACGATGTACGAATCGCTCCGCACCGGCCCGTTCGCGCACCGGCGGGTGGCGCTGCTCCATGGGCGCCTGCCGAACGACGAGCGCGACGACGTCATGCGCCGGTTCCGCGACGGCGAGATCGACGTGCTCGTGGCGACGACCGTGATCGAAGTGGGCATCGACGTACCGAACGCCACGGTGATGGTGATCGAGCACCCCGAGCGGTTCGGCCTTTCGCAGCTTCATCAGTTGCGCGGCCGCGTGGGGCGCGGCGGCGAGCAGAGCTACTGCGTGCTGCTGGGCGACGTGGGGCGGGAGGCACGGCAGCGTCTGAAGATCTTTGTGGACACCGAAGATGGATTCGCCATCGCGGAGGCCGACCTGCGCCTGCGCGGCATGGGGGATCTGTTCGGCGAGCGCCAGAGCGGGGTGCCCACGTTCAAGGTGGCGGACCCGATGCGAGACGCCGAGTTGAGCGAGCGGGCGCGGGCCGCGGCCGAACGACTGCTGGCCAGGGACCCCGACCTGCGGGCCCGCGAGAACGCACCGCTGCGGCGAGTCCTCGGCGCCCGGTACGCGCGCGCCGTGGCGTTGTTCCGCGTCGGGTGA
- the ftsY gene encoding signal recognition particle-docking protein FtsY produces the protein MPRLLRKSGDTPRKSLWQRVKDVALRDVGVMVRGGVKDGTLEPLEQLLLEADFGVPVTLRLVAEVEDRAKRGTVKTEEEFRVALAGGIERALVAGNSDPAFVLPGAKPAVVLVIGVNGAGKTTFIGKLAARLRGEGKRVMVAAGDTFRAGAIDQLRVWAQRTGAEFVGAQPGGDPAAVAFDAIDAAVSRGVDVLIVDTAGRLHTSSGLMDELRKVERVIAKRLPGAPHETLLVLDGTIGQNAVVQAKTFAAAVPVTGLVVTKLDGTARGGVVVAVHEAIDVPVKFLGVGEAAEDLAPFDPAEFARELLSEE, from the coding sequence ATGCCGCGTCTTCTTCGCAAGTCGGGCGACACCCCACGCAAGTCTCTCTGGCAGCGGGTCAAGGACGTCGCGCTGCGCGACGTGGGCGTCATGGTGCGCGGTGGGGTCAAGGACGGCACGCTCGAACCGCTGGAGCAACTGCTGCTCGAAGCCGACTTCGGCGTGCCGGTCACGCTGCGCCTCGTGGCCGAGGTCGAGGATCGTGCCAAGCGGGGCACGGTGAAGACCGAGGAAGAATTCCGCGTCGCCCTTGCCGGAGGCATCGAGCGTGCGCTCGTCGCCGGAAATAGCGACCCCGCGTTCGTGCTGCCCGGCGCGAAACCGGCCGTGGTGCTGGTGATCGGCGTCAACGGCGCCGGGAAGACGACGTTCATCGGCAAGCTCGCTGCCCGGCTCCGCGGCGAGGGCAAGCGCGTGATGGTCGCGGCGGGCGACACCTTCCGCGCCGGCGCCATTGATCAACTGCGGGTGTGGGCGCAGCGCACGGGCGCGGAATTCGTCGGCGCCCAGCCCGGGGGCGATCCGGCAGCCGTCGCCTTCGACGCCATCGACGCCGCGGTTTCACGTGGCGTGGATGTACTCATCGTGGATACGGCGGGTCGCCTGCACACCTCGAGCGGTCTGATGGACGAATTGCGCAAGGTCGAGCGCGTGATCGCCAAGCGGCTCCCTGGCGCGCCGCACGAGACCCTGCTCGTGCTCGACGGCACGATCGGGCAGAACGCGGTGGTGCAGGCCAAGACGTTCGCGGCTGCCGTCCCGGTCACCGGGCTCGTCGTGACCAAGCTCGACGGTACGGCTAGGGGCGGCGTGGTGGTGGCGGTGCACGAAGCGATCGACGTGCCGGTGAAGTTCCTCGGCGTGGGCGAAGCGGCCGAGGATCTCGCGCCATTCGATCCTGCGGAGTTCGCGCGGGAGCTGCTGAGCGAGGAGTAG
- a CDS encoding M23 family metallopeptidase, with product MKVRTARAITYSVVAGLVVFAIRATPPLAQLPAAAVLADSGPVPSWQLKFDSVARGETLVAVLERSGLSDTAAGHAVLAATSLNPRRIPTGLPVAVLNASPGDSQPTQIVVQLAVDHFLHLVRGDSGWTEHDERLPWTTDTVAIAGTIHSNLYQAVYDAADSTLPRDAQTAIVLKLADDVYEYRVDMSRDLQDGDKFRVLAERSRLSNGTVRIGDIVAAQLDLSGTEIDAVHYTNDKLAGDYFDQQGRSLKAAFLRVPLQFKYISSGFGNRFHPILKLWRDHKGIDYAANAGTPVRAIGNGVVVRAGWASGYGNLIEIRHPNGFSSRYGHLRAFAKGIHAGARVTIGETIGYVGMTGLATGPHLHFEFLVNGVQRNPRVALRNVGGEPIPRTLMASFDTVRDHLMGQLLAGTGGAAATVALR from the coding sequence TTGAAGGTTCGCACCGCGCGCGCCATCACGTACTCGGTGGTGGCGGGTCTTGTCGTCTTCGCCATCCGGGCCACTCCGCCGCTCGCCCAGCTGCCGGCGGCCGCCGTGTTGGCCGACTCGGGTCCCGTGCCCAGCTGGCAACTCAAGTTCGACAGCGTGGCCCGAGGCGAGACCCTGGTCGCGGTGCTGGAGCGCAGTGGGCTGAGCGATACGGCCGCCGGACATGCGGTGCTAGCGGCCACGTCGCTCAATCCGCGGCGCATTCCCACGGGACTGCCCGTGGCGGTGCTCAACGCGTCGCCCGGCGATTCGCAGCCCACCCAGATCGTAGTGCAATTGGCCGTGGACCATTTCCTGCACCTCGTGCGCGGGGACAGCGGCTGGACCGAGCATGACGAGCGCCTTCCCTGGACCACCGACACGGTCGCGATCGCGGGCACGATCCACTCGAACCTCTATCAGGCCGTGTACGACGCCGCCGACAGCACGCTCCCCCGGGACGCGCAGACGGCGATCGTCCTCAAGTTGGCCGACGACGTGTACGAGTACCGCGTGGATATGAGCCGCGACCTGCAGGACGGTGACAAATTCCGCGTGTTGGCCGAGCGCAGCAGACTGTCCAATGGGACCGTGCGGATCGGCGATATCGTGGCGGCGCAGCTCGACCTGTCGGGCACCGAGATCGACGCGGTGCACTACACCAACGACAAACTCGCCGGCGACTATTTCGACCAGCAGGGGCGCTCGCTCAAGGCTGCCTTCCTGCGTGTGCCATTGCAGTTCAAGTATATTTCCAGCGGGTTCGGCAACCGGTTCCACCCGATTCTCAAGCTCTGGCGCGACCACAAGGGTATCGACTACGCGGCCAACGCCGGCACGCCGGTGCGGGCCATCGGCAATGGCGTGGTCGTGCGCGCCGGGTGGGCGAGCGGCTACGGCAACCTGATCGAGATCCGCCATCCCAACGGCTTCTCGTCGCGGTACGGGCACCTGCGCGCGTTCGCCAAGGGCATCCACGCCGGCGCGCGCGTGACGATCGGCGAGACGATCGGCTACGTGGGGATGACCGGGCTCGCCACGGGCCCGCACCTCCACTTCGAATTCCTGGTGAACGGCGTGCAACGCAACCCGCGCGTGGCGCTCAGGAACGTCGGAGGGGAACCGATTCCCCGGACGCTCATGGCCTCGTTCGACACTGTGCGCGACCACCTCATGGGGCAGCTACTGGCCGGCACGGGCGGCGCGGCCGCCACCGTCGCTCTGCGCTAG
- the ftsZ gene encoding cell division protein FtsZ has protein sequence MVFEFEESVHEHARMKVVGVGGGGGNAVNRMIEERLEHIEFISVNTDNQALLNSKSDIKVQIGKKLTRGLGAGARPEIGRQAIEENRDEVGAAMQGADLVFITCGMGGGTGTGAAPVVAELAREAGALTVGIVTKPFLFEGRKRMRQAEQGIAEMRKNVDTMIVVPNERLLAVVGKGIPFQDALKKADEVLLHATQGISTLITKPGLVNVDFADVRTVMREGGSALMGTGIGRGENRAMEAAQQAISSPLLDNVSISGSRGVLLNITGGGDLTLGEVTQISDIVHDAAGDDAEIIFGAVHEPAMQGELRVTVIATGFDRTVATGLTPAHDHPMLGKGAPVIPFPASRAMRAGGVSPRGAGSQPGDTQRPARPAASDKDKGVSDLSDMEIPTFIRRQMD, from the coding sequence ATGGTCTTCGAGTTCGAAGAAAGCGTGCACGAGCACGCCCGGATGAAAGTTGTGGGCGTCGGCGGCGGTGGCGGCAACGCCGTCAATCGCATGATCGAGGAGCGTCTCGAGCATATCGAGTTCATCTCCGTCAATACCGACAATCAAGCCCTCCTGAACTCGAAGTCGGATATCAAGGTTCAGATCGGCAAGAAGCTCACCCGCGGTCTGGGTGCCGGCGCGCGGCCGGAGATCGGCCGGCAGGCCATCGAAGAGAATCGAGACGAAGTGGGCGCGGCGATGCAGGGCGCCGACCTCGTCTTCATCACGTGCGGCATGGGGGGCGGTACCGGCACGGGGGCGGCGCCCGTCGTGGCTGAGTTGGCCCGCGAAGCCGGCGCACTCACCGTGGGCATCGTGACCAAGCCGTTCCTGTTCGAGGGGCGCAAGCGCATGCGGCAGGCCGAACAGGGCATTGCCGAGATGCGCAAGAACGTGGACACGATGATCGTCGTGCCCAACGAGCGGCTTCTGGCAGTGGTCGGCAAGGGCATTCCGTTCCAGGATGCGCTCAAGAAGGCGGACGAAGTGCTCCTCCATGCCACGCAGGGCATCAGCACACTCATCACCAAGCCCGGCCTCGTGAACGTGGACTTCGCCGACGTGCGCACGGTGATGCGCGAGGGTGGCTCGGCGCTCATGGGCACCGGCATCGGACGCGGCGAGAACCGCGCCATGGAGGCCGCGCAACAGGCCATCTCGAGCCCGCTGCTCGACAACGTGTCCATTTCCGGGTCGCGCGGCGTGCTGCTCAACATCACGGGCGGCGGCGACCTCACGCTTGGCGAAGTCACGCAGATCAGCGACATCGTCCACGACGCGGCCGGGGACGACGCCGAGATCATCTTCGGCGCCGTGCACGAGCCCGCCATGCAGGGCGAGTTGCGTGTCACGGTCATCGCCACGGGCTTCGACCGGACGGTGGCCACGGGCCTCACACCGGCGCACGACCACCCGATGCTCGGCAAGGGCGCGCCCGTCATTCCGTTTCCGGCTTCGCGAGCCATGCGCGCGGGTGGGGTGTCGCCGCGGGGCGCGGGCTCCCAGCCGGGAGACACGCAGCGTCCGGCGCGGCCGGCCGCTTCCGACAAGGACAAAGGGGTGAGCGATCTCAGCGACATGGAGATCCCCACCTTCATCCGGAGGCAGATGGATTGA
- a CDS encoding ABC transporter permease, translating into MPANRNRFASLRSQITAHVLFSFRTAIEAVGHNKLRAGLTSLGILFGVASVIAMLAIGRGAEQEIIAQLRLLGSNNVIVTPIVVQKEEKATDAADAERQPKRFSPGLTALDAQAIADVVPHVEATSGEIVLNTTLTREGLRRSGKVVGVDSSYFRLLNLGIASGTGWAHGQVADGSPVAIIGWGVRTRFFTTSNPIGKSIKVGNVWLTVVGVLADRPVSAQTSEQLGIRDANMDVYVPTKTMLVRYRNRALLTQQDIEAASRQVTVTQAGDTTDAATRAEQSNHNQLDRIIVRVDDSRYMPAVADLLRRMLTRRHNTVVDFEITVPELLLRQEQHTRSIFNVVLGAIASISLLVGGIGIMNIMLASVLERIREIGVRRATGATQRDILFQFLSEALLISIAGGVAGIVVGAAISGGIQHFAGIQTSISSLSVLLAFGVSLAVGLAFGIVPAWRAAQQDPVVCLRYE; encoded by the coding sequence ATGCCGGCCAACCGGAACCGGTTCGCCTCGCTACGTTCGCAGATCACGGCGCACGTACTGTTCAGTTTTCGCACGGCCATCGAGGCAGTGGGCCACAACAAGCTGCGCGCCGGACTCACTTCGCTCGGCATCCTGTTCGGGGTGGCGTCGGTGATCGCCATGCTGGCCATCGGTCGGGGCGCCGAACAGGAGATCATCGCCCAACTGCGCCTGCTCGGCTCGAACAACGTGATCGTCACCCCCATCGTCGTTCAGAAGGAGGAGAAGGCCACCGACGCCGCCGACGCCGAGCGGCAGCCGAAGCGCTTCTCGCCAGGCCTCACGGCGCTGGACGCGCAGGCGATTGCCGACGTCGTGCCGCACGTGGAAGCGACGAGCGGCGAGATCGTGCTCAACACGACGCTCACGCGCGAAGGGCTGCGCCGCTCCGGCAAGGTGGTGGGGGTGGACTCGAGCTACTTCCGCCTGCTCAACCTCGGGATCGCCAGCGGCACGGGGTGGGCGCACGGGCAGGTGGCCGACGGCAGTCCCGTGGCGATCATCGGCTGGGGAGTGCGCACGCGCTTCTTCACCACGTCCAATCCGATCGGCAAGTCGATCAAGGTCGGGAACGTATGGCTCACCGTGGTCGGCGTTCTGGCCGACCGGCCGGTGAGCGCCCAGACGTCGGAGCAACTCGGCATTCGTGACGCCAACATGGACGTGTACGTGCCCACGAAGACGATGCTCGTCCGCTACCGCAATCGCGCCCTTCTCACGCAGCAGGACATCGAGGCGGCGTCACGCCAGGTGACCGTGACCCAGGCCGGCGACACGACTGACGCCGCGACGCGCGCCGAGCAGTCCAACCACAACCAGTTGGACCGCATCATCGTGCGGGTGGACGACAGCCGCTACATGCCGGCCGTGGCCGACCTGCTGCGCCGCATGCTCACTCGCCGCCACAACACCGTGGTGGACTTCGAGATCACGGTGCCCGAGCTGCTGCTCCGCCAGGAGCAGCACACCCGCTCGATCTTCAACGTGGTGCTCGGCGCCATCGCCTCGATCTCGCTGCTCGTGGGCGGCATCGGGATCATGAACATCATGCTCGCCTCGGTGCTCGAGCGCATCCGGGAGATCGGGGTGCGGCGCGCCACCGGCGCGACGCAGCGCGACATCCTGTTCCAATTTCTCAGTGAAGCACTGTTGATCAGCATCGCGGGCGGTGTCGCAGGGATCGTCGTCGGAGCCGCGATCAGCGGCGGCATTCAGCACTTCGCCGGCATCCAGACGTCGATCTCCTCGCTGTCCGTATTGCTGGCCTTCGGCGTTTCCCTCGCCGTTGGCCTGGCGTTCGGGATCGTGCCCGCGTGGCGCGCCGCCCAGCAGGATCCGGTCGTCTGCCTCCGCTACGAGTAG